The Streptomyces sp. NBC_00286 nucleotide sequence GCCCGAGGCTGCCGCCCGCGCGGCTGCCGGGCACCCGCCCGCCGGGTCCACGGACGCCGGGTGCGGTACGTGATCGGCGATGAGCCCGGCCAGGTCAACGGAATGCGATGGCGTCGGCGCCTCGCGCGCCTTCCCGGCCGGTAGGTCTCCGCACGGTGCACGACTGGGCGGATACCTCTGGCGGCACATGCGCGCACACCGTGACCGTCATCCGATCTGCAACCGGGGCCCACGCC carries:
- the trpM gene encoding tryptophan biosynthesis modulator TrpM encodes the protein MYADLAATLRPGSRPDGGRACVRSAAAAPTAPRDPYARLARGCRPRGCRAPARRVHGRRVRYVIGDEPGQVNGMRWRRRLARLPGR